ccattaaaccggtcactgtcattaggtcactatatacagcactgtccctttatcccattaaacccattactgtcattaggtcactatatacagcactgtccctgtatcccattaaacctgtcactgtcattaggtcactatatacagcactgtccctttatcccattaaaccggtcactgtcattaggtcactatatacagcactgtccctttatcccattaaacctgtcactgtcattaggtcactatatacagcactgtccctttatcccattaaacctgtcactgtcattaggtcactatatacagcactgtccctttatcccattaaaccggtcactgtcattaggtcactatatacagcactgtccctttatcccattaaacctgttactgtcattaggtcactatatacagcactgtccctttatcccattaaacctgtcactgtcattaggtcactatatacagcactgtccctttatcccattaaacctgttactgtcattaggtcactatatacagcactgtccctttatcccattaaaccggtcactgtcattaggtcactatatacagcactgtccctttatcccattaaacctgtcactgtcattaggtcactatatacagcactgtccctttatcccattaaacgggtcactgtcattaggtcactatatacagcactgtccctttatcccattaaacctgtcactgtcattaggtcactatatacagcactgtccctttatcccattaaacctgttactgtcattaggtcactatatacagcactgtccctttatcccattaaacccattactgtcattaggtcactatatacagcactgtccctttatcccattaaaccggtcactgtcattaggtcactatatacagcactgtccctttatcccattaaacctgttactgtcattaggtcactatatacagcactgtccctttatcccattaatcctgttactgtcattaggtcactatatacagcactgtccctttatcccattaaacctgttactgtcattaggtcactatatacagcactgtccctttatcccattaaacctgtcactgtcattaggtcactatatacagcactgtccctttatcccattaaacctgtcactgtcattaggtcactatatacagcactgtccctttatcccattaaacctgtcactgtcattaggtcactatatacagcactgtccctttatcccattaaacctgttactgtcattaggtcactatatacagcactgtccctttatcccattaaacctgttactgtcattaggtcactatatacagcactgtccctttatcccattaaacctgtcactgtcattaggtcactatatacagcattgtccctttatcccattaatcctgtcactgtcattaggtcactatatacagcactgtccctttatcccattaatcctgtcactgtcattaggtcactatatacagcactgtccctttatcccattaaacctgttactgtcattaggtcactatatacagcactgtccctttatcccattaaaccggTCACTGTGGTTTACTTTATGGAAGTGTTGAAGAACTAACAGTGGGACTAGATGGGATTTATGGAACATTTAAAGTCTGTATGGAATGATGAATGGTAGAGTTCCTCGCTTAGTGCAGCTACTGTATTACGTGGACTGTCCCCAGCTGATTTATGGCGTTGTATATCACAGTTCACGGCACAGAAGGACGTACAGACAGCGTGTCATTGAAAGATTCACCGCACTAGTGGCTATGGTGACTGATGCCATTTCATCTTCTTAAAGAATCCGTAATATCCTCCCCGATAATGTCATCATGTGAACCAACGTGAACAATGAACAAAGTACAAAGGGCCATGAAAATAAATCTCACTCTAAAAGGCGCAAGGAATATCACCAGATTTCAAGCAGACCAGATACCTCTGGTCCATCAGCTGCCCACACATAGAATAAAGAAATTAATCCCCTACCCAATACTCCCTTCTGAAATGGGCTCAGCCACACCCACCGCGCAGCTCAGAGAGGTCCAGGCCTGGGCAAATCCGTACAGATACCAAGGAAGTGAACCTTCTCCATTATCTTGGCAGCTGAGCGCAGGGAAATTCCTGCCGTTTTCCCCCAACCATTTGAACACTGACAGAAAATAGGAGAACTGCACCCAAAGACTATCTTACCCACTATAACCTCTACAATGATCCATTAATCTTTATTGGTTTCAGTGAAGAGAATGTGCCTTCAAGTACGGTCTCCttagtatataatgtattcaCTACGAAGGCTTTTTTTCTCTGTGCGTTACTCCTATAGATTGGGTTGAAAGTGATGTAATGTAAACGGCTTCCTATATCCCTCAGATGCAGCAAGAGTTAACACTGTGTCTTGTTAAGAAGCACAGGCAAGTCTGGGCTGTTAAATCCCACAGCCGTCTGGGGACACCCTCCCCCTTATCCAGCTTCCGATGGAGACCCCCCCGCCCGTGTCTGCTGCCGGCTGAGGGAGGACCAGACCCAATCTCGTGGGTCACTATAAAAACTCAATCACAGCTGCAGCTCAGGCAGACAGCCGCACTCCGCACGTgcaagagagacagagagaggggagaggagagagtcACAGAGGACACAGTGACACGAGCAAGTCTAGTCTAAAGAGATCCACCTGACGGATGCACTTATTAACTTTGGGTAGAATAGACAGAACGTTAAAGTGAAGCCTGGGTATCTGACAGACAAAACAAGACACACGCATTGAATATAGTAGTGGTTATAGGTCCCTGCCTTCCAGTGTCTCCAAATCTGGGTGAACTTGTGTCCATCATGTCTTTTGCAATGCTTCGCCATGCACCCCCTGCCCGCTTCCTGTACCCCGAAATCAGCATGCTCTCAGATGATGAGGACAGCAGCAGTGACAGCTCAGGATGTGGTGATAAATCGTTTCATCATCCTGGCAGACCTGGCAAAAGGGGAGAAAAGAAGTGTCCACGACTGCAGCGTGAGCCTAGACAGCGCCACACCGCCAACGCACGCGAGAGAGACCGCACCAACAGCGTTAATAATGCCTTCACAGCGCTACGTACACTTATACCGACTGAGCCAGCAGATCGCAAACTTTCCAAAATCGAGACGCTGAGATTGGCATCCAGTTACATATCGCATTTGGGCAACGTACTTCTTCTGGGCGACACATGCGGAGATGGGCAGCCATGCCATACCAGCACGCCCTACTACCATCATCCCACTACTGCCAGCCCCAAGCACAGGGAGACCGAGCAGGGTCAACCCAAACAGATCTGCACCTTCTGTCTCAGCAACCAGAGAAAGATGGTGAGTAAGAGCAGTACATATCTTGTCTGTAAGCCATTCAACTGGCAATGTGAAGATGCTTTCAGAGATGCAGTGAGAAAGCAAAGAGGTGTACAGATACTAAATGTCAGTCACTGAGCTGGGTCAATGCTAGAGGAACATTATCCAGGCCTATGGGTCACTAATAGGTGTACAGATACTATATGTAAGTCAGTCACTGAGCTGGGTCAATGCTAGAGGAACATTATCCAGGCCTATGGGTAACAGGTGTACAGATACTATTTGTAAGTCAGTCACTGAGCTGGGTCAATGCTAGAGGGACATTAGCCAGGCCTATGGGTCACTAGCAGGTGTACAGATACTATATGTAAGTCAGTCACTGAGCTGGATCAATGCTAGAGGAACATTAGCCAGGCCTATGGGTCACTAGCAGGTGTACAGATACTAAATGTCAGTCACTGAGCTGGGTCAATGCTAGAGGAACATTATCCAGGCCTATGGGTCACTAACAGGTGTACAAATACTATATGTAAGTCAGTCACTGAGCTGGGTCAATGCTAGGGTACGTCCATACTAGAGGAACATTAGCCATGCCTATGGGTCACTAGCAGGTGTACAGATACTATATGTAAGTCAGTCACTGAGCTGGGTCAATGCTAGAGGAACATTAGCCAGGCCTATGGGTCACTAGCAGGTGTACAGATACTATATGTAAGTCAGTCACTGAGCTGGGTCAATGCTAGAGGAACATAAGCCATGCCTATGGGTAACAGGTGTACAGATACTATTTGTAAGTCAGTCACTGAGCTGGGTCAATGCTAGAGGAACATTAGCCAGGCCTATGGGTCACTAACAGGTGTACAGATACTATATGTAAGTCAGTCACTGAGCTGGGTCAATGCTAGGCTACGTCCATACTAGAGGAACATTAGCCAGGCCTATGGGTCACTAACAGGTGTACAGATACTATATGTAAGTCAGTCACTGAGCTGGGTCAATGCTAGAGGAACATAAGCCATGCCTATGGGTAACAGGTGTACAGATACTATTTGTAAGTCAGTCACTGAGCTGGGTCAATGCTAGAGGAACATTAGCCAGGCCTATGGGTCACTAGCAGGTGTACAGATACTATATGTAAGTCAGTCACTGAGCTGGGTCAATGCTAGACTACGTCCATTCTAGAGGAACATTAGCCATGCCTATGGGTAACAGGTGTACAGATACTATATGTAAGTCAGTCACTGAGCTGGGTCAATGCTAGGCTACGTCCATACTAGAGGAACATTAACCAGGCCTATGGGTAACAGGTGTACAGATACTATATGTAAGTCAGTCACTGAGCTGGGTCAATGCTAGGCTACGTCCATACTAGAGGAACATTAGCCATGCCTATGGGTCACTAACAGGTGTACAGATACTATATGTAAGTCAGTCACTGAGCTGGGTCAATGCTAGGCTACGTCCATACTAGAGGAACATTAGCCATGCCTATGGGTCACTAACAGGTGTACAGATACTATATGTAaggggcagagggagctatagttacTAAGAAAAATGTCTTCGCATCTTTCCTCCGCCTGACTTTTCTAGACACGGGGCGAAGCTACCGCCATCAAGAAGTGTGATACCTCCAGCCGTCACCATagacagctgcagggaattggctctatcTATGGAGAAACCAATGGTCTTGCAGgatctccatagacctcaatgcagtACTCTTGCACACATGCAAGAGAACAGCAGTGACGTCAGCTCCTGGCAGGGAAATATTAGGAAGGCTATGGGGGTGCCCATAAAGGTCAGGTGCAGCTAAGTAAAACTCACTGTTACCTGCCCCGCTCCCTGCCACCCCCATCAGACCCGTAGCTGCGATGTCACTGCTGGGGCTCTTTGCAAACAATGCAAAGTTCCCAGGCAGGGACAGTTCCACATTAAATAAATCTGTAGGTGCCACAGACaattatagggtgaggggtcctgtaatagagcagtgataggtacagttatagggtgaggggtcctgtaatagacctgTGATGGATatagttatagggtgaggggtcctgcaaTAGAGCAGTGatgggtacagttatagggtgagaggtcctgtaatagaccagcgataggtacagttatagaatgaggggtcctgtaatcgagcagcgataggtacagttatagggtgaggggtcctgtaatagagcagtgatgggTACAGTTATAgaatgaggggtcctgtaatagaccagcgataggtacagttatagaatgaggggtcctgtaatagaccagtgatgggtacagttatagggtgaggggtcctgtaatagaccagcgataggtacagttataaggtgagggggtcctgtaatagacc
The nucleotide sequence above comes from Pelobates fuscus isolate aPelFus1 chromosome 4, aPelFus1.pri, whole genome shotgun sequence. Encoded proteins:
- the SCX gene encoding basic helix-loop-helix transcription factor scleraxis, whose translation is MSFAMLRHAPPARFLYPEISMLSDDEDSSSDSSGCGDKSFHHPGRPGKRGEKKCPRLQREPRQRHTANARERDRTNSVNNAFTALRTLIPTEPADRKLSKIETLRLASSYISHLGNVLLLGDTCGDGQPCHTSTPYYHHPTTASPKHRETEQGQPKQICTFCLSNQRKMGKDRERKTTIRT